The sequence below is a genomic window from Streptomyces sp. V1I1.
TGTTCCCCGCCCTTCAGACGGCTGCCGCCTACGCCTGGCGGATCCTCGTTGTCGGTGCCCTCGTATACGTTGTCTTCTCGGTGCTGGGGCGGTTCCACGAGATCGCCGTGGCGGTCTTCCTCGGCATGGTCATCACCGCGATGCTCCGGCCGGTGACCGACCTCCTGGGGCGCGTCCTGCCGCGACCGCTCGCCGTCGCCGTGTCCCTGCTCGGCAGCATCGTCGTCGTCCTCGGGGTCCTGGCGCTGGTCGGCGAGGCGGTGGCGGGAGAGCAGGCCGGGCTGGTACGGGAGTTCAAGGCAGGCTTCGGCAGGATCGAGCGCTGGTTCGAGGGGCCGCCGTTCCGGCTCAACCCCGAGGCACTCAACGACATCCAGTCCCGGATCGGGCACTTCCTGTCCAGCCACCGGACCACCCTCATCAGTACGGCAATCAGCGGCGCCGGCCGACTGGTCGAAGTCCTGACCGTGTTCGCCCTGGCCCTGTTCTGCTCGGTCTTCTTCATCCACTCCGGCGACCGGCAGTGGGGCTGGTTCTGCGACCAGCTTCCGCCGGCCGCCCGGGATCGCGTGTCGACCGCGGGCCGCGCGGCCTGGCGGACCTTCACCGGTTACACCCACGGCATCGTCCTTGTGGCCGCGACCAACGCGATCCTGGTCGGGGTCGCCCTCTTCGCTCTCGGCGTGCCGCTCGCCATCCCGCTGGCCATGCTGGAGTTCTTTGCCGCCTTCATTCCGCTGATCGGCTCACCCATCGCCCTCGCGATCGCCGCCGTGGTGGCCCTGGCGGCCAAAGGCCCGCTGATCGCGGCCATGGTCGTCGCCCTCATCGTGATCATCGGACAGATCGAGGGCCATCTCCTGCACCCGATCGTGATGAGCTGGGCCGTCCGGCTCCACCCGGTGGTGGTCGCGCTTTCGGTCATCGGCGGGGCCATCGCTGCCGGAGTGCTGGGCGCGGTGGTGGCCGTACCGCTGGTGTCGGTCCTCTGGTCGGTCCATCGGGCGCTGCGCCGGGCGCGCGAGCCGGATCCGCTGCTGCCCCCGGCCGCCGACCGAGGGACGGACTCGTAAAGGCACTGACGAACCGTCTCCGCCGACGGGCGGGGTCATAGCATTACGTGCTTGGCCTGGGTGTAGTCCAGCAGACCGGCCATGAACAGGTCGCTGCCGTAGCCGGAGTGCTTGACTCCGCCGTGTGGCATCTCGGACACGGTAGTGCCGTGGGTGTTCACCCAGACGATCCCGGTGTGCAGCGCCCTGGTCGCCCGCATGGCGCAGTCGTGATCCGCGGTCCATACGCCGGCCGCGAGACCGAACCGCACATCGTTCGCCGGCCGGAGCGCCTCGTCCTCGTCGGCGAACCGCTGCACAGTGACGACCGGGCCGAAGATCTCATCCTGCACGATCTCGTCGGCCTGGCGGACACCGGCGACCACGGTGGCCCCGTGGAAGTAACCGGGCCGCTGGATCCGGCAACCCCCTGTGACGATCTCGGCGTGGTCTGGCAGCCTGCTCAACATGCCTTCCACTGAAGCGAGTTGGGAAGCGCTGTT
It includes:
- a CDS encoding AI-2E family transporter yields the protein MSTPSDPQPSNPDLGATSAGRRHRVRTASRQALRSITRRPAGKPGTLRPPPHSRPGGELRVFPALQTAAAYAWRILVVGALVYVVFSVLGRFHEIAVAVFLGMVITAMLRPVTDLLGRVLPRPLAVAVSLLGSIVVVLGVLALVGEAVAGEQAGLVREFKAGFGRIERWFEGPPFRLNPEALNDIQSRIGHFLSSHRTTLISTAISGAGRLVEVLTVFALALFCSVFFIHSGDRQWGWFCDQLPPAARDRVSTAGRAAWRTFTGYTHGIVLVAATNAILVGVALFALGVPLAIPLAMLEFFAAFIPLIGSPIALAIAAVVALAAKGPLIAAMVVALIVIIGQIEGHLLHPIVMSWAVRLHPVVVALSVIGGAIAAGVLGAVVAVPLVSVLWSVHRALRRAREPDPLLPPAADRGTDS
- a CDS encoding aldehyde dehydrogenase family protein, whose protein sequence is MSVVVEIRASAASRSSPDSLPAAVELAAVAYYNAGQNCTAPTRLLVHARVHDAFVAAFAAHTEKQRPGTDFGPLNSASQLASVEGMLSRLPDHAEIVTGGCRIQRPGYFHGATVVAGVRQADEIVQDEIFGPVVTVQRFADEDEALRPANDVRFGLAAGVWTADHDCAMRATRALHTGIVWVNTHGTTVSEMPHGGVKHSGYGSDLFMAGLLDYTQAKHVML